A stretch of the Pseudomonas sp. ACM7 genome encodes the following:
- a CDS encoding GyrI-like domain-containing protein has product MDEQTGVETAKPRFEHGHFLLIAGLGGRFTTDTTSGIPDLWEKFIPEIGKIPGQKSEVTYGICCNPDGKGGFEYIAGVEIDKLDDLPDKYRWVEVQPQHYAVFEHKGSLDMLPQTFQYIWKTWLPQSGYQAADAPEFERYSEDFNPKLNTGVLEIWLPLKP; this is encoded by the coding sequence ATGGATGAGCAAACAGGCGTCGAAACGGCCAAGCCACGCTTCGAGCACGGGCACTTCCTGCTCATTGCAGGGCTTGGCGGCCGATTTACCACGGATACGACCAGTGGCATACCCGATCTCTGGGAGAAATTCATTCCCGAGATTGGCAAAATTCCCGGTCAAAAAAGCGAAGTGACCTACGGCATCTGTTGCAATCCGGATGGCAAGGGCGGATTTGAATACATTGCCGGCGTCGAAATCGACAAACTCGACGACCTGCCGGATAAATACCGTTGGGTCGAGGTCCAGCCTCAGCACTATGCCGTGTTCGAGCACAAGGGCTCTCTGGATATGTTGCCCCAGACGTTTCAGTACATCTGGAAAACCTGGCTGCCGCAGTCCGGTTATCAGGCGGCGGACGCCCCGGAATTCGAACGCTACAGCGAAGACTTCAACCCGAAGCTCAATACCGGCGTGCTGGAAATCTGGCTGCCGCTCAAGCCTTGA
- a CDS encoding LysE family translocator produces MEFTSGFLLSLSLCLDIGVANIAMITLAMQRGYFQGFALGLGTCVGDLIYAVLALAGMTVLLQYESVRWVLWIGGSALLLYFAAKMIYSAIHHEAVLAQAEDVGQNSHRREFFRGIFLAMSSPSAILWFAAVGGTLIARSGGGGALSSALFLGGFLCAGVLWCVALCFAASHGGKLLGDKLLRYSYMASAAIFCYFAVYVILSGYNEFVGAGAVEQLHAL; encoded by the coding sequence ATGGAATTTACCAGTGGCTTCTTGCTGAGCCTTTCGCTGTGCCTGGACATCGGCGTGGCCAACATCGCGATGATCACGTTGGCGATGCAGCGTGGCTATTTTCAAGGCTTTGCGCTGGGTTTGGGGACGTGTGTCGGCGACCTGATCTACGCCGTGCTGGCCTTGGCCGGGATGACCGTTTTGCTGCAATACGAAAGCGTGCGCTGGGTGCTTTGGATCGGAGGTTCGGCGCTGTTGTTGTACTTCGCGGCAAAGATGATCTATTCGGCGATTCACCATGAGGCGGTACTGGCGCAGGCCGAAGACGTGGGTCAGAACTCCCATCGGCGCGAGTTTTTCCGCGGGATCTTCCTCGCCATGTCGTCTCCCAGCGCCATTCTCTGGTTCGCGGCGGTGGGCGGCACATTGATCGCTCGTTCCGGTGGCGGTGGCGCCCTTAGTTCGGCGCTGTTTCTCGGCGGATTTCTCTGCGCCGGGGTGCTCTGGTGCGTCGCTTTGTGCTTCGCCGCGAGTCACGGCGGCAAGTTGCTGGGCGACAAACTGCTGCGTTACTCCTACATGGCATCGGCGGCGATCTTCTGCTATTTCGCGGTCTACGTGATCCTATCGGGGTATAACGAGTTCGTCGGCGCAGGTGCCGTCGAGCAGTTGCACGCACTGTAA